One part of the Candidatus Borreliella tachyglossi genome encodes these proteins:
- a CDS encoding LIC_12708 family protein gives MRKFYKIYILSFFFVIISCNTKTLNELGEEQFKIPFGTLPGEIAPLENKFTNSSFDIKTYNGLVYIVETKANKLMIFNSYGKLIQTYQNSIFKSNPDLKIKKVDFESIQAIYPSKDFIVVSDKIDNKKSKFDEKENIAYFTRIFILNKDLSVEVLGQDGQNGTPFPQIYDINIDDGNNIAIITIYNEGYIIYSYDNNLSPLYKIYVTKHILQIPEEESKKYNISIDKVFFEVNKKIIYVKTTHYENIGANEGINDLGVRIKNQYLYTMTLNKNKEFEIKNKITLPQNLLDDQQESFVNIIGIQKDNIIASTNMKNLSNTLIWKLDNQGNIKEQLILIEPPNLTFLAESLSKDGILSILYGEKSGVSVYWWNLNTLLKL, from the coding sequence ATGAGAAAGTTTTATAAAATTTATATATTAAGTTTCTTTTTCGTAATTATATCATGTAATACTAAAACTTTAAACGAGCTAGGCGAGGAGCAGTTCAAAATACCATTTGGTACTTTACCTGGAGAAATAGCGCCACTTGAAAATAAATTCACCAACTCAAGCTTTGATATTAAAACGTACAACGGACTTGTATATATTGTAGAGACAAAAGCAAACAAACTCATGATTTTTAATTCCTATGGAAAATTAATTCAAACTTATCAAAATAGCATATTCAAGAGCAATCCTGATCTTAAGATTAAAAAAGTAGATTTTGAAAGCATTCAAGCAATCTACCCATCAAAAGACTTTATTGTGGTGTCAGACAAAATTGATAATAAAAAATCTAAATTTGATGAGAAGGAAAATATCGCATACTTTACAAGAATATTTATTTTAAATAAAGATTTATCTGTAGAGGTATTAGGACAGGATGGGCAAAATGGAACACCATTCCCTCAAATTTACGATATAAATATTGATGATGGAAATAACATAGCAATAATAACCATATATAATGAAGGATATATAATATACTCTTATGACAACAACCTATCGCCACTTTACAAGATTTATGTTACTAAACACATACTACAAATACCTGAGGAAGAGAGTAAAAAATATAATATATCAATAGATAAAGTATTCTTCGAAGTAAACAAAAAAATTATTTATGTGAAAACAACTCACTATGAAAACATTGGAGCTAATGAAGGCATTAACGACCTTGGAGTGAGAATTAAAAATCAATATCTCTACACAATGACCTTAAACAAAAATAAAGAATTTGAAATAAAAAATAAAATTACTCTACCCCAAAATTTATTAGATGACCAACAAGAAAGCTTTGTTAATATCATTGGAATTCAAAAAGACAACATAATAGCATCTACCAACATGAAAAATCTATCTAATACTTTAATATGGAAGCTGGACAATCAAGGAAATATAAAAGAACAACTGATCTTAATTGAACCACCAAACCTCACATTTCTTGCTGAAAGCTTATCTAAGGATGGAATCCTTAGTATACTTTATGGAGAAAAAAGTGGCGTCAGTGTCTATTGGTGGAATTTAAACACTTTGCTCAAGTTATAA
- a CDS encoding S2/P23 family protein: MLKKINLQFFIFILLIFLITGCAFFRKPQEVERDGNIGITSGNKIKLRFISGTTYKDNLPHIGSANMTWKKTKAMPILDEMGQAIPELKGMLGYAYVVSPIKMNGELSDKVSFLILFETTKKGDSEYIVEDLKLITAGKDLDLKDPNYLLAESSAEEGYKTSYPFGLLMSDEVRQAFDLTYIDEQWHYMLSTLSLRHKKTQRLKNYTISLNSKFVNDLLKEVLRLYPDIEELSFDLFSNLK; this comes from the coding sequence ATGCTAAAAAAAATAAATTTACAATTTTTCATATTTATTTTATTAATTTTTTTAATAACAGGATGTGCCTTTTTTAGAAAGCCTCAGGAAGTTGAACGAGATGGAAATATCGGAATAACATCAGGTAATAAAATTAAACTAAGATTCATTAGCGGCACTACTTATAAAGATAACCTACCTCACATAGGCAGCGCAAATATGACCTGGAAAAAGACAAAGGCAATGCCTATACTTGACGAAATGGGGCAAGCAATTCCTGAGCTTAAAGGAATGCTCGGCTATGCTTATGTAGTCTCTCCCATTAAAATGAATGGAGAATTAAGTGATAAGGTGTCATTTTTAATTCTTTTTGAGACAACAAAAAAAGGTGATTCAGAATATATAGTTGAAGATCTCAAATTAATAACAGCGGGCAAGGACTTAGATCTTAAAGACCCTAATTATTTACTTGCTGAATCATCAGCAGAAGAAGGATACAAAACATCTTACCCTTTTGGATTACTAATGAGTGATGAAGTTAGGCAAGCGTTTGACCTAACATACATAGATGAACAATGGCACTATATGTTATCTACACTATCTCTAAGACACAAGAAGACTCAAAGACTGAAAAATTACACAATATCTCTTAACTCTAAATTTGTTAATGATCTCTTAAAAGAAGTACTCAGATTATATCCAGATATTGAAGAATTATCTTTTGACTTATTTAGCAACTTAAAATAA
- a CDS encoding BB0158 famile outer surface lipoprotein, whose protein sequence is MLKNSILLIIFLGLIQFLFPKDKINVFSNQKYIVREDIKVSVKKLQQSIFFTTAEIAISIPYMELTNPDGQKIKELEGITYSFVNAFVTIGSAAIISFDLSDKVSKKYEITQLEFLSPDNGHFIYYLNSIATGKQNSQKKGCKDAYSFGVLRTPTLANTVAGYYKDLNWYYIIARITIKNKKDNLDKKYTIRINPKIYNDFQKELRIVYEGQNFKYFPIPIPQKS, encoded by the coding sequence ATGTTAAAAAATTCAATTTTACTCATTATCTTTTTAGGACTCATCCAATTTCTGTTTCCTAAAGACAAAATAAATGTATTTAGCAATCAAAAGTATATCGTAAGAGAAGATATAAAAGTGTCTGTAAAAAAACTGCAACAAAGCATTTTTTTTACAACAGCTGAAATTGCTATTAGTATACCTTATATGGAATTAACAAATCCTGATGGACAAAAAATAAAAGAACTTGAGGGAATAACCTATTCATTTGTCAATGCCTTTGTAACAATTGGGTCAGCAGCTATTATCTCATTTGATTTATCGGATAAAGTTTCAAAAAAATATGAAATAACTCAACTAGAATTTCTAAGTCCAGATAACGGACATTTTATATACTACTTAAATAGTATAGCAACTGGCAAACAAAATTCACAAAAAAAAGGTTGCAAAGATGCTTACTCTTTTGGAGTGCTGAGGACACCTACGCTTGCAAACACTGTTGCTGGGTACTATAAGGACTTAAATTGGTATTATATCATTGCAAGAATAACAATAAAAAATAAAAAGGATAATTTAGATAAAAAATATACAATCAGGATTAATCCTAAGATATACAATGATTTTCAAAAGGAATTAAGAATAGTTTACGAAGGTCAAAATTTTAAATATTTTCCAATACCAATACCGCAAAAAAGCTAG
- the alr gene encoding alanine racemase, giving the protein MIKHKEIIINFKNLEHNIISIKNLIQNRELVATLKADAYGHGLTKTFKFLKEKGINYFGLFWIDDALKLKKIDQNAEILLYINTNKSAIKHLIKFNITPFVADYDYLLLIEKECENQNKKTKVHLKVDVGMNRYGIKIKNALSLAIRIQNSKLVTLEGICTHLPTTTDKKITKEQTEEFLYLINELKQRNINPKFIHVSNSEHTEHYAISEQCNMVRPGLILYGYHSNPNGSQNNLHLKPVLSFYSKIIFLKNIKKGEKISYSGLFMAKEDIQVGLVPVGYFDGIPQNTSNNFYYLIRNRKCELRGKVCMNITIIEIPKDLKITIGEKVEIISERLSLDILSKESGRSNYELLCSIGKHANKKYLY; this is encoded by the coding sequence ATGATTAAACACAAAGAAATCATAATAAACTTTAAAAATCTAGAGCATAATATAATTTCAATTAAGAATCTCATTCAAAATAGAGAATTAGTAGCCACACTAAAAGCTGATGCTTACGGACACGGACTAACTAAAACATTTAAATTTTTAAAAGAAAAAGGAATAAATTATTTTGGCCTTTTTTGGATAGATGACGCTTTAAAGCTTAAAAAAATTGATCAAAATGCAGAAATATTACTCTATATTAACACAAATAAAAGTGCAATAAAACATCTGATCAAGTTTAACATTACGCCCTTTGTCGCTGACTATGACTACTTATTACTAATAGAGAAAGAATGTGAGAACCAAAATAAGAAAACTAAAGTTCACTTAAAAGTTGATGTTGGAATGAACAGGTATGGTATTAAAATAAAAAATGCTCTAAGTCTAGCAATTCGAATTCAAAATTCAAAATTAGTAACATTAGAAGGGATTTGCACGCATTTACCTACAACAACAGATAAAAAAATTACCAAAGAGCAAACTGAAGAATTCCTATATTTAATAAATGAACTTAAGCAAAGAAATATAAATCCAAAATTTATCCACGTATCTAACTCAGAGCACACAGAACACTATGCAATAAGTGAACAATGCAACATGGTAAGACCCGGACTTATCTTATATGGATACCACTCAAATCCAAATGGATCACAAAACAATTTACACCTCAAGCCTGTATTAAGTTTCTATTCAAAAATTATATTTCTTAAAAATATAAAAAAAGGAGAAAAAATATCATACTCTGGACTCTTTATGGCAAAAGAAGACATACAAGTCGGTCTCGTACCTGTTGGATACTTTGACGGGATTCCACAAAATACATCCAACAATTTTTATTACCTAATAAGAAACAGAAAATGTGAACTCAGAGGAAAAGTATGCATGAACATAACAATCATAGAAATACCTAAAGACCTAAAGATAACCATAGGAGAAAAAGTAGAAATAATCTCTGAAAGATTAAGTCTAGATATACTTAGTAAGGAATCTGGGAGAAGCAACTACGAACTGCTCTGCTCCATTGGCAAGCATGCGAACAAAAAATATTTATATTAG